The sequence TTTTTCGCATAACCGGAGCAGCTGTTCCCACAGATCGACATTCAAAGCCCTTTCCTTTTTATTTCGCATCCATCCATTGGCCTTCCACCTCTTTACCCACCCCTTATTCATAGCGTCGGCGAGATACCTCGAATCAGTATAAAGCTTGACCTTACACCTGCACTTTAGGGCGCTCAATCCCGCTATAGCTGCATATATCTCCATTCTGTTGTTCGTCGTAAGCCTGAATCCTCCCGATATTTCCTTTCTATGGCCGTTGTAAAGCAAGACTACACCATATCCTCCAGGGCCGGGATTGCCTAAACAGGCACCGTCGGTGTAAATGGTCACCTCTTTCAATTCCTCTCTCTTTTCCTTTTCCTCGAAAGTCATCATCTCCCGCCTTTCGCATTTCATAATCAGAAGGGCCTTCCACTAAAAAAGCGAAACAAAGTCTACGATTCCATTTAGTTTCCTTCAGTCAGATCCATAGGGCAAATATGCAAATATCCCCCGCCAATTGAACTCGCGGGGGATATTCTATAAAATATACGCCCTCTTCGGACTTAATCTCTATGGCTCCGGCGGCAGGACTCGAACCTGCAACCTAGTGGTTAACAGCCACCCGCTCTGCCGGTTGAGCTACGCCGGAGTATGCTTTTTATCTGGAGGCGGCACCCGGATTCGAACCGGGGTATAAGGGATTTGCAGTCCCCTGCCTTACCACTTGGCTATGCCGCCGAGATCTCTGGAGCGGAAGACGGGATTTGAACCCGCGGCCCCCACCTTGGCAAGGTGGTGCTCTACCCCTGAGCTACTTCCGCATTCTCCTACCTTACCTCTTGCCTTCTATTCTTTCTTTCAATGGTGGCGAGACCCAGAATCGAACTGGGGACACGCGGATTTTCAGTCCGCTGCTCTACCTACTGAGCTATCTCGCCTCTCGCCACCTGGTCAAAATATGGCGGGGCTGACGGGACTTGAACCCGCGGCCTCTGACGTGACAGGCCAGCGCTCTAACCGGCTGAGCTACAGCCCCGCATATTGCTGCCTCATGGTGGGCGGAATAGGGTTCGAACCTATGACCCCCTGCGTGTAAGGCAGGTGCTCTTCCGCTGAGCTATCCGCCCTCAGCGCGTATTAGTATAACCGTGACCCGGCAATTCTGTCAATCTCATTGGGACGGCAGACCGCGTCAAGTTTTTGTAGGATTTTTAGGAACCACTCCCCATGTGTCCTAAAGGGCAACGTCTTTTAGGTTAGGTAAAAATCAAACCCGCCATGACATATGCCCCTTAAGGTCGTGTATAAGGGCGTTACCTTTCCCGTTTTCAGTACCGTTATGCATCCAAGCTCACTTATAACGGGACCTAAGATCTCCTCCAGGTTCAAGGTGAATTTGTGTCTTTTGTCCGCATTCTCACCTTTTTGGTCTTTTTTCTTTATCTGTTCTGACGTCACCTTGCCACCGCTACAGATGTAAGCCCTCAAAGAAGACATGGCCTT is a genomic window of Acetomicrobium thermoterrenum DSM 13490 containing:
- the rnhA gene encoding ribonuclease HI; protein product: MKCERREMMTFEEKEKREELKEVTIYTDGACLGNPGPGGYGVVLLYNGHRKEISGGFRLTTNNRMEIYAAIAGLSALKCRCKVKLYTDSRYLADAMNKGWVKRWKANGWMRNKKERALNVDLWEQLLRLCEKHEVEFLWVRGHDGNVENERCDQLSTTAARGKNLPIDQGYENADQ